In a single window of the Equus quagga isolate Etosha38 chromosome 7, UCLA_HA_Equagga_1.0, whole genome shotgun sequence genome:
- the UBE2I gene encoding SUMO-conjugating enzyme UBC9 — MSGIALSRLAQERKAWRKDHPFGFVAVPTKNPDGTMNLMNWECAIPGKKGTPWEGGLFKLRMLFKDDYPSSPPKCKFEPPLFHPNVYPSGTVCLSILEEDKDWRPAITIKQILLGIQELLNEPNIQDPAQAEAYTIYCQNRVEYEKRVRAQAKKFAPS; from the exons ATGTCGGGGATCGCCCTCAGCAGACTCGCCCAGGAGAGGAAAGCTTGGAGAAAAGACCACCCGTTT GGTTTTGTGGCTGTCCCAACAAAAAACCCCGACGGCACAATGAACCTCATGAACTGGGAGTGCGCCATTCCAGGAAAGAAAGGG ACGCCGTGGGAAGGAGGACTGTTTAAGCTACGGATGCTTTTCAAAGACGATTATCCGTCCTCACCACCAAAAT GCAAATTTGAACCACCATTGTTCCACCCAAATGTGTACCCTTCGGGCACGGTGTGCCTGTCCATCCTCGAGGAAGACAAGGACTGGCGGCCAGCCATCACGATTAAGCAG ATCTTACTAGGAATACAGGAACTTCTAAATGAACCAAATATCCAAGATCCAGCTCAAGCAGAGGCCTACACAATTTACTG CCAAAACAGAGTGGAATACGAGAAGAGAGTTCGAGCACAGGCCAAGAAGTTTGCACCCTCATAA
- the BAIAP3 gene encoding BAI1-associated protein 3: MSTLLDIKSSVLRQVQVCPSFRRRTEEEPGSTSADPQEPPTGAWKPGDGVEFFSQMRRILKKGEGRQGLPCPEVLLRSGSPAPAEPVDPNRGLRALTQEEVQMLYEEALYTVLHRAGTMGPEQVNDQEALLSYLQQVFSTSPEEHAEAIERVKKAKAPTYALKVSVMRAKNLLAKDPNGFSDPYCMLGILPASGTPREPGSHKEQRFSFRKGSKRGGPLPAKCIQVTEVKSSTLNPVWKEHFLFEIEDVSTDQLHLDIWDHDDDVSLVEACRKLNEVIGLKGMSRYFKQIVKSARANGTAGPTEDHTDDFLGCLNIPIREVPVAGEDRWFKLEPRSSASRVQGDCQLVLKLITTQRDTAMSQRGRSGFLSYLLLLSRLLQFEHRTDEPNSSSWRGELSGPAATVLCLHGAQSNLSALQLAVLHWQVSSRHHQTRTLDYGYLLGLLEDMQAHWEELASLPQEQEESLADSFSAFSEFGLRLLRQLRDYFPATNSTAVYRLELLLKCLGKLQLFQPAFEICPFETELNMDIAAALKRGNREWYDRLLNSKSPREQPGPQRLVGLVELADAVYEDLQSCYGIYASLFHSIVKVDFFTLTFRQLERLVAEEAWVLTEELSPKMTLEVASGLFELYLTLADIQCFWSSIPGRDSRSLALAGIHAPFLPAVKLWLQVLRDQTKWRLQGAVDVDTLEPMDASSKHSSSAATASLCFSHIQELWARLAWPDPSQAQGLGTQLSQDLCEAALFYTQLLRKKVDAQPGAAGEAVSEPLCVVLNNVELLRKAAGQALRGLAWPEGAAGLEGVLPRPLLSCMQALDEDLQQEAHTVTAHLTSKTVGDIRKYVQHISLSPDSIQNDEAVAPLMKYLDEKLALLNASLVKENLSRVLEALWELLLQAILQALGANRDVSADFYGRFHFTLEALVSVFHAEGQGLPLESLRDGSYKRLEEELRLHKCSTRECIEQYYLDKLKQKSLEQNRFGRLSVRCHYEAAEQRLVVEVLHAADLLPLDANGLSDPFVIVELGPPHLFPLVRSQRTQVKSRTLHPVYDELFYFSVPAEACRRRGACVLFTVMDHDWLSTNDFAGEAALGLGSIGGVARPPVGGSVRAGQPITLHLRRPRAQVRSALRMLEGRANKEAQEFVKRLKELEKCMEADP, from the exons ATGTCCACCCTGCTGGACATCAAGAGCAGTGTGCTCAGGCAGGTGCAGGTGTGCCCGTCCTTCCGCCGGAGGACCGAGGAGGAGCCGGGGAGCACCAGCGCCGACCCTCAGGAGCCCCCCACAGGGGCCTG GAAACCTGGGGATGGCGTGGAGTTCTTCTCCCAGATGCGCCGCATCCTGAAGAAGGGGGAAGGCAGACAGGGCCTGCCGTGCCCCGAG GTCCTCTTGCGCAGCGGCTCACCAGCCCCCGCTGAGCCCGTGGATCCCAACCGTGGCCTGAGAGCCCTGAcccaggaggag GTGCAGATGCTCTATGAGGAAGCCCTGTACACGGTCCTTCACCGCGCAGGAACCATGGGCCCTGAGCAGGTGAACGACCAGGAGGCCCTACTGAGCTACCTTCAGCAG GTGTTCAGCACCAGCCCCGAAGAGCATGCTGAGGCCATTGAGCGCGTGAAGAAGGCCAAG GCCCCTACGTACGCCCTGAAAGTTTCCGTCATGCGTGCCAAGAACCTGCTGGCCAAAGACCCCAATG GCTTCAGTGACCCATACTGCATGCTGGGCATCCTGCCGGCCTCGGGCACCCCGCGGGAGCCGGGCTCGCACAAGGAGCAGCGCTTCAGCTTCCGCAAGGGCAGCAAGCGTGGCGGCCCACTGCCAGCCAAGTGCATCCAGGTCACCGAAGTCAAGAGCAGCACCCTGAACCCTGTCTGGAAGGAGCACTTCCTCTT TGAGATCGAGGATGTCAGCACGGACCAGCTCCACCTGGACATCTG GGACCATGATGATGACGTGTCCCTGGTGGAAGCGTGCAGGAAGCTGAATGAAGTCATTGGCCTGAAGGGCATGAGCAG GTATTTCAAACAGATTGTCAAGTCAGCCCGTGCAAATGGGACAGCAGGGCCCACGGAGGACCATACCGATGACTTCCTTGGGTGCCTCAACATACCCATCAGG GAGGTGCCTGTGGCTGGCGAGGACCGCTGGTTCAAGCTGGAACCGCGCTCCAGTGCCTCCCGCGTGCAGGGCGACTGCCAGCTGGTCCTCAAGCTCATCACCACGCAG AGGGACACAGCCATGAGCCAGCGCGGGCGGTCAGGCTTCCTGTCCTACCTGCTGCTGCTCAGCCGTCTGCTGCAGTTCGAGCACCGAACTGACGAG CCCAACTCGAGCAGCTGGCGCGGCGAGCTCAGCGGACCTGCGGCCACCGTGCTGTGCCTGCACGGCGCGCAGAGCAACCTGTCGGCCCTGCAGCTGGCGGTGCT GCACTGGCAGGTCAGCAGCCGCCACCATCAGACCCGGACCCTGGACTACGGCTAcctgctggggctgctggaggACATGCAGGCGCACTGGGAGGAGTTGGCCTCGCTGCCCCAGGAGCAG GAAGAGAGCCTGGCCGACAGCTTCTCCGCCTTCTCTGAGTTTGGGCTGCGGCTGCTGCGCCAGCTCCGAGACTACTTCCCTGCCACCAACAGCACGGCCGTCTACCGCCTGGAGCTGCTGCTGAA GTGTCTTGGCAAGCTGCAGCTCTTCCAGCCTGCCTTTGAGATCTGCCCGTTCGAGACGGAGCTCAACATGGACATCGCTGCTGCCCTGAAG AGAGGCAACCGGGAATGGTACGACAGGCTCCTGAACAGCAAGAGTCCTCGTGAGCAG CCGGGGCCGCAGCGCCTTGTGGGGCTGGTCGAGCTGGCTGACGCCGTCTACGAGGACCTGCAGTCCTGCTACGGCATCTACGCCAGCCTCTTCCACAG CATTGTCAAGGTCGACTTCTTCACCCTCACCTTCCGGCAGCTGGAGCGCCTG GTGGCTGAGGAGGCATGGGTGTTGACAGAGGAGCTGAGTCCCAAGATGACCCTGGAGGTGGCCTCAGGGCTCTTCGAGCTCTACCTGACCTTGGCAGACATCCAGTGCTTCTGGAGCAGCATCCCGGGCCG GGACAGCCGCTCCCTGGCGCTGGCTGGCATCCACGCCCCATTCCTGCCCGCTGTGAAGCTTTGGCTGCAGGTGCTGCGGGACCAGACCAAGTGGAGGCTTCAGGGAGCTGTGGACGTGGACACA TTGGAGCCCATGGATGCCTCCTCCAAGCACAGCAGCTCCGCAGCCACTGCAAGCCTCTGCTTCAGCCACATCCAAGAGCTGTGGGCCCGCCTGGCGTGGCCGGACCCTTcccaggcccaggggctgggcacccagctcagccag GACTTGTGTGAGGCTGCCCTCTTCTACACCCAGCTGCTGCGGAAGAAGGTGGACGCTCAGCCCGGGGCTGCAGGCGAGGCAGTGAGCGAGCCG CTCTGTGTGGTCCTCAACAACGTGGAACTCCTGCGCAAAGCTGCCGGGCAGGCGCTGCGGGGTCTGGCGTGGCCAGAGGGGGCCGCAGGCCTCGAGGGGGTGCTCCCACGCCCCCTGCTCAGCTGCATGCAGGCCCTGGACGAGGACCTGCAGCAGGAGGCCCACACTGTGACGGCGCACCTGACCTCcaag ACGGTGGGTGACATCAGGAAGTACGTGCAGCACATCAGCCTCTCGCCCGACTCCATCCAGAACGACGAG GCCGTGGCCCCACTCATGAAGTACCTGGACGAGAAGCTGGCCCTGCTGAACGCTTCGCTGGTGAAGGAGAACCTGAGCAG AGTGCTGGAGGCCCtctgggagctgctgctgcaggcCATTCTGCAGGCACTAGGTGCAAACCGCGACGTCTCTGCCGACTTCTACGGCCGCTTCCACTTCACGCTGGAG GCCCTGGTCAGTGTTTTCCACGCTGAGGGTCAAGGTCTGCCCCTGGAGAGCCTAAGGGATGGAAGCTACAAG aggctggaggaggagctgcgCCTGCACAAGTGCTCCACTCGCGAGTGCATCGAGCAGTATTACCTGGACAAGCTCAAGCAG AAGTCCCTGGAGCAGAACCGGTTCGGGCGCCTGAGTGTCCGCTGCCACTACGAGGCAGCTGAGCAGCGGCTGGTGGTGGAGGTGCTGCACGCCGCTGACCTGCTCCCCTTGGACGCCAACG GCCTGAGCGACCCCTTTGTGATTGTGGAGCTGGGCCCTCCACACCTCTTCCCGCTGGTCCGCAGCCAGAGGACCCAGGTCAAGAGCCGGACGCTGCACCCCGTGTACGACGAgctcttctactt CTCTGTGCCTGCAGAGGCATGCCGCCGCCGTGGCGCCTGCGTGCTGTTCACGGTCATGGACCACGACTGGCTGTCCACCAACGACTTTGCTGGGGAGGCGGCCCTTGGC